A single window of uncultured Pseudodesulfovibrio sp. DNA harbors:
- the ilvB gene encoding acetolactate synthase large subunit, with the protein MKLSGAEIIIKLLERQGIDTIAGIPGGANLPMYDALGQSDFIRHILTRHEQGAGFIAQGMARVTGKPAVFFATSGPGATNTLTAIADAKLDSIPIICITGQVPLSMIGTDAFQEVDTYGLSVPITKHNFLVRSVEDLLEVIPAAFRIASSGRPGPVVVDVPKDVQMDMCEFDAWPKIGEREPTEELIPAEIRRAADMINKAERPVLYLGGGVIQSDSASEALALAEKAGIPSAMTLMGLGVIPTDNPLCLGMLGMHAARYTNWALEECDLLVAVGVRFDDRATGKVPEFCPNAKVIHMDIDPSELDKIKTSTASVSGDILDIFQALIPQVEEKGREAWNAQVQALKKDHPMLIQHAEDPTSAYGVVLKAAELAGETAIVCTDVGQHQMRTAQAYPFKHPRQWLTSGGLGTMGFGMPASIGAALAAPDRPVICFSGDGSIMMNIQDLATAMEYDIPIKIILTNNNALGLVRQQQDLFYGKRYFASDYSKSVDFIKIADGFGINTHDLGTSSNPAKTLEEALAEPGPSLIHVPLSPDDPVYPMVPPGAANSEMIGGEKNV; encoded by the coding sequence ATGAAATTGAGTGGTGCGGAAATTATTATTAAATTGCTGGAACGGCAGGGGATTGATACCATTGCAGGTATCCCTGGCGGAGCCAATTTGCCTATGTATGATGCGTTGGGGCAGAGTGATTTCATTCGGCATATTTTGACTCGTCATGAACAGGGGGCTGGCTTTATTGCTCAAGGCATGGCTCGCGTTACGGGCAAACCGGCGGTCTTTTTCGCTACCTCCGGGCCGGGGGCGACCAATACTTTGACAGCTATTGCCGATGCTAAGCTTGATTCCATCCCCATCATCTGTATTACTGGTCAGGTGCCGCTTTCCATGATTGGTACTGATGCTTTTCAGGAAGTTGACACGTATGGCCTGAGTGTTCCCATCACCAAACACAATTTTCTTGTTCGTTCCGTCGAGGACCTGCTCGAAGTTATACCTGCGGCATTTCGTATTGCGTCAAGTGGTCGACCGGGGCCTGTGGTTGTTGATGTTCCCAAAGATGTGCAGATGGACATGTGTGAATTTGATGCGTGGCCGAAAATTGGCGAACGCGAGCCCACTGAAGAATTGATTCCGGCCGAGATCAGACGGGCTGCCGATATGATTAACAAGGCGGAAAGGCCTGTTTTGTATCTCGGTGGTGGTGTCATTCAATCCGATTCAGCTTCTGAGGCTCTTGCTTTGGCGGAGAAAGCAGGTATCCCGTCCGCAATGACCCTTATGGGGTTGGGGGTTATTCCGACGGATAATCCGCTCTGTTTGGGAATGTTGGGTATGCATGCGGCTCGTTATACTAATTGGGCTTTGGAAGAGTGTGATCTGCTCGTTGCCGTGGGCGTTCGTTTTGATGACCGTGCAACCGGCAAGGTCCCGGAATTTTGTCCCAATGCCAAAGTAATTCACATGGATATCGATCCGAGTGAACTGGATAAGATTAAAACCTCCACAGCGTCTGTTTCTGGCGATATTCTTGATATCTTTCAAGCCTTAATCCCACAGGTTGAGGAGAAGGGACGTGAAGCTTGGAACGCGCAGGTTCAAGCGTTGAAAAAGGATCATCCAATGTTGATACAACACGCCGAGGACCCAACGTCGGCGTATGGAGTTGTGTTGAAGGCCGCTGAATTGGCTGGAGAAACTGCGATTGTATGCACGGATGTCGGTCAGCATCAGATGCGGACCGCTCAGGCATATCCTTTTAAACATCCGCGTCAATGGCTGACATCCGGTGGTCTTGGTACCATGGGATTCGGCATGCCGGCTTCTATTGGAGCCGCTTTGGCCGCTCCCGACCGTCCGGTGATCTGTTTTAGCGGTGACGGTTCGATCATGATGAATATTCAGGACTTGGCAACGGCCATGGAATACGACATCCCGATCAAGATTATTTTGACCAACAATAATGCACTTGGTTTGGTCCGTCAGCAGCAGGATTTGTTTTACGGCAAGCGGTATTTTGCTTCCGATTATTCAAAAAGCGTCGATTTTATCAAAATTGCGGATGGTTTTGGTATCAATACTCATGATTTGGGTACAAGCAGTAATCCAGCCAAAACACTGGAAGAAGCTTTGGCAGAGCCTGGTCCGTCCCTGATTCACGTGCCTCTTAGCCCTGATGACCCTGTTTATCCGATGGTTCCTCCGGGGGCTGCGAACTCTGAAATGATCGGAGGTGAGAAAAATGTGTAA
- the ilvN gene encoding acetolactate synthase small subunit, with protein MCKQTVLELSVNNHPGVMSHICGLFARRAYNVEGIACMPINGGGKSKIWLLVNADHRLDQMIKQVDKLEDVLGVERHDHGHEVFMKMSEFVQ; from the coding sequence ATGTGTAAGCAAACAGTTCTTGAGTTGTCTGTGAACAACCATCCCGGTGTGATGTCCCATATCTGTGGCTTGTTCGCCCGTAGGGCCTATAATGTCGAAGGAATCGCCTGTATGCCGATCAATGGTGGAGGCAAGAGTAAAATATGGCTGCTTGTCAACGCGGATCATCGATTGGATCAAATGATTAAACAGGTCGATAAGTTGGAAGACGTTTTAGGGGTAGAGCGTCACGATCACGGACATGAAGTCTTTATGAAAATGTCTGAATTTGTACAATAA
- a CDS encoding flagellin: protein MALSDIEKNFMYTYSSQLLQQDMLTNQLFGASKVGQDLRSLVLGGPVRAETFTNPFEEAISGQLRSDAGATRQASRNVGEAASMVGVARTDMATIADALEDMEDIIDKINTGELDENSAVVKADYDALVDKITGTISNSDYNGIALLDGSQWGTDQIDASGNVHIQSSKSGGFDVTFHNVDGYDWTVFDSADLVDAGDRATQLASVQSYLSDMNAIQDVYNNKEDSLQAQELHLQSQAQLLDQAAQMRKPSDPSYSMEQLLADLIIRESGTLFDGSG, encoded by the coding sequence ATGGCACTGTCTGATATCGAAAAGAATTTTATGTATACGTATTCCTCTCAACTGTTGCAGCAGGATATGCTGACAAATCAGTTGTTTGGTGCGTCCAAGGTCGGGCAGGACCTTCGAAGCCTTGTCCTTGGCGGGCCTGTGCGTGCAGAAACTTTTACCAACCCTTTTGAAGAAGCCATTAGTGGGCAGTTGCGGTCTGATGCCGGAGCGACTCGACAGGCGTCCCGGAATGTTGGAGAAGCAGCCTCCATGGTTGGTGTGGCACGGACCGACATGGCGACCATCGCTGATGCTTTGGAAGATATGGAAGACATCATCGACAAGATCAATACCGGAGAACTTGATGAAAATAGTGCAGTTGTTAAGGCTGACTATGATGCACTCGTGGACAAAATAACCGGTACAATCTCCAATTCTGATTACAACGGCATTGCCTTGTTGGATGGTTCTCAGTGGGGAACAGACCAGATTGACGCTTCTGGCAATGTGCACATTCAGTCCAGCAAAAGCGGTGGTTTTGATGTTACGTTTCACAATGTTGATGGCTATGATTGGACAGTCTTTGACAGCGCAGATCTTGTGGATGCTGGCGACAGAGCCACTCAGTTAGCGTCTGTCCAGTCATACTTGTCTGATATGAATGCCATTCAAGACGTCTACAACAACAAAGAGGACAGCTTGCAGGCGCAGGAACTTCACTTGCAAAGTCAGGCGCAACTTCTCGATCAGGCCGCACAGATGCGTAAACCCTCTGATCCAAGTTATTCAATGGAACAGCTCTTGGCAGACCTTATTATTAGGGAAAGTGGAACATTATTTGACGGAAGTGGATAG
- a CDS encoding chemotaxis protein CheW, which yields MADEALKDINQFLTFTLGKEIFALDIGTVREVLELTSITKIPRTPEFMRGVINLRGHAVPVVDMRLKLGMSQGEDTVDTCIIIVEIEFEGEFTVMGALVDSVREVFEMTPDTIEPAPKMGAAINAEYIKGMGRQNEQFIIIIDINKIFSAEELAIAKNLAGLGGGADQPPVEEAVATASAASA from the coding sequence ATGGCTGATGAAGCTTTGAAAGATATCAATCAGTTTTTGACCTTCACTTTAGGCAAAGAAATTTTCGCTTTGGATATTGGGACAGTAAGGGAAGTTCTTGAATTAACGTCCATTACCAAAATTCCTAGGACACCCGAATTTATGCGTGGTGTTATCAATTTGCGTGGTCACGCCGTTCCGGTTGTGGACATGCGCTTGAAACTGGGTATGTCGCAGGGTGAAGACACCGTTGATACGTGCATCATCATTGTTGAAATTGAATTCGAAGGTGAATTCACTGTCATGGGAGCTCTTGTAGATTCCGTTCGCGAAGTCTTTGAAATGACCCCGGATACCATTGAACCCGCTCCCAAGATGGGGGCTGCCATCAATGCCGAGTATATCAAGGGAATGGGACGGCAGAACGAGCAGTTCATTATTATTATTGATATTAACAAGATTTTTTCTGCGGAAGAGCTTGCCATTGCCAAGAATTTGGCAGGACTGGGCGGCGGTGCCGATCAGCCACCTGTTGAAGAGGCCGTGGCTACGGCTTCAGCGGCCTCTGCTTAA
- a CDS encoding Smr/MutS family protein, with protein MGKKRINNLGDLKQIKFEKKKDDVYSLPYDKNEPQKENVNPQNEPEDEEVFMAAMRGVKKMDGASGRQVTPQSETAPSQVVSAEDEAKNDLQRFMRGDIEFELEYTDEFMYGYVRGLDIKVFQQLKAGSLSVATHLDLHGMTADQAQENLLFFIRESYLQGHRCVLVVTGRGKNSPGGQSILRTGTETWLTKEPLRRVVLAFCTAQPKDGGAGALYVLLRKQKKTQGKIKWDTMVNWDDNE; from the coding sequence ATGGGAAAGAAGCGTATAAACAACCTTGGCGATCTCAAGCAGATCAAATTCGAGAAGAAAAAAGACGATGTCTATTCTCTTCCGTATGACAAAAATGAGCCTCAAAAAGAAAATGTCAACCCACAAAATGAACCTGAAGACGAAGAAGTGTTCATGGCTGCCATGCGTGGGGTTAAAAAAATGGATGGCGCAAGCGGTAGACAAGTAACACCTCAGTCCGAAACAGCCCCGTCTCAAGTCGTTTCCGCTGAAGATGAAGCAAAAAACGACCTTCAGCGATTCATGCGTGGTGATATTGAGTTTGAACTCGAATATACAGACGAATTCATGTACGGGTATGTACGCGGTCTCGATATCAAAGTATTCCAACAACTCAAAGCCGGATCTCTCAGCGTTGCCACACATCTTGACCTTCACGGAATGACAGCGGATCAAGCTCAAGAAAATCTGCTCTTTTTCATCCGGGAAAGCTATCTTCAAGGGCATCGATGTGTCCTGGTAGTTACAGGCCGTGGAAAAAACTCTCCAGGCGGACAATCGATTCTCCGAACAGGAACCGAAACATGGTTAACCAAAGAGCCACTCAGACGCGTTGTATTGGCATTTTGCACAGCACAACCCAAAGACGGCGGAGCAGGCGCCCTATACGTCCTCTTACGCAAGCAGAAGAAGACTCAGGGCAAGATCAAATGGGATACAATGGTCAATTGGGACGACAATGAATAG
- a CDS encoding ABC transporter ATP-binding protein: MLTIEDLHVNIGDKEVLKGINLQINEGETFILFGPNGSGKTSLLMSLMGFSGYNVTKGKIYFKGQDITEAPMYERARLGVGMSFQRPPTIHGLRTRHLVQMCSRKGEVNPELLAETVNMAEFLDRDINAGFSGGEIKRSELLQLMAQQPDLVLFDEPESGVDMENMQLVGKVARDVLDGNFNITPDLSLRERKEQTKTAGLIITHTGYILDYVNADRGQVLYQGHLCCEGRPRDILDHIREHGYQECVRCMN; the protein is encoded by the coding sequence ATGCTGACCATAGAAGACTTACATGTCAACATCGGCGATAAAGAGGTCCTCAAGGGGATCAATCTCCAGATAAATGAAGGGGAAACATTTATTTTGTTCGGACCTAACGGTTCGGGCAAGACGTCTCTTCTTATGTCTCTGATGGGTTTTTCCGGATATAATGTCACCAAGGGAAAAATATATTTCAAAGGGCAGGACATCACAGAGGCCCCCATGTACGAAAGGGCACGCCTCGGAGTTGGTATGTCTTTTCAGCGGCCTCCGACGATCCATGGTTTGCGGACCCGTCATCTTGTCCAGATGTGTTCCCGGAAAGGTGAAGTGAATCCCGAACTGTTGGCTGAAACCGTCAACATGGCTGAATTCTTGGACCGTGATATCAATGCAGGTTTTTCCGGTGGGGAAATCAAGCGGTCTGAGTTGCTTCAGCTTATGGCGCAGCAGCCCGATCTCGTACTTTTTGACGAGCCGGAATCAGGAGTTGATATGGAGAACATGCAGTTAGTGGGTAAGGTTGCCCGCGATGTGCTGGATGGCAATTTTAATATCACCCCTGATTTGAGCCTGCGAGAACGCAAGGAACAGACAAAAACGGCTGGGTTGATTATCACCCATACCGGTTATATCCTTGATTATGTTAACGCCGATCGTGGACAGGTTTTGTATCAGGGCCATCTGTGTTGCGAAGGCCGTCCCAGGGATATTTTGGACCACATTCGGGAGCATGGTTACCAAGAATGTGTCCGTTGCATGAACTAG
- a CDS encoding SufD family Fe-S cluster assembly protein — protein sequence MSKVDLTDFKFDGLQQEAIDDLSALSQEDKDQLLMAGVVSDLSTRSASYLQMDQSAVHCQSSDDGVEIMDIKDALKKYDGLKEYYWTLVDKDKDEFTKSAYDNLHGGYFIRVKAGAKIKDPIQSCLMLKSENVGQNVHNLVIIEEGAEAHIITGCSVAHGTKAGAHLGISEFFVKKNASLTFTMVHNWSEDVAVRPRSAGVVEEGGKFLSNYVLLKPVKDLQMYPSIEMNGPHSVARFNSVVMAPEGSHLDMGNRVVMNAPNTRCEIIARTISTGGTIINRGHIGAHHVPSKGHLECQGLILGGGRIWAIPELDGTVEGVELSHEASVGKIAQEEIEYLMARGMDEDEATSTIVRGFLNTDIMGLPARLQREIDKQIEELQASDAM from the coding sequence ATGAGTAAAGTCGATCTTACCGATTTCAAGTTTGACGGTCTTCAGCAGGAAGCCATTGATGATTTGTCTGCGTTGTCCCAAGAGGATAAAGACCAGCTTCTCATGGCGGGTGTTGTCTCTGACCTGAGCACTCGTTCAGCTTCATATTTACAGATGGATCAGTCTGCCGTGCACTGTCAGTCTTCGGATGATGGTGTCGAGATTATGGATATCAAGGATGCCCTCAAAAAGTATGATGGCCTCAAGGAATATTATTGGACGCTGGTAGACAAGGATAAAGATGAGTTTACCAAGTCCGCTTATGACAATTTGCATGGTGGATACTTTATTCGCGTCAAGGCTGGTGCCAAAATCAAGGACCCGATTCAATCCTGCCTGATGCTTAAGTCTGAGAATGTTGGTCAGAACGTGCACAATCTTGTTATTATTGAAGAGGGTGCAGAAGCGCATATCATCACTGGCTGTTCCGTGGCTCACGGCACAAAGGCCGGGGCGCATTTGGGAATTTCTGAATTTTTTGTCAAAAAGAACGCATCGTTGACTTTCACCATGGTGCACAACTGGAGCGAGGACGTTGCTGTCCGGCCCCGGTCTGCTGGTGTGGTAGAAGAGGGCGGTAAGTTCTTGTCCAACTACGTTCTGCTCAAGCCGGTTAAGGATTTGCAGATGTATCCCTCCATCGAAATGAATGGCCCGCACTCTGTGGCTCGCTTTAACTCTGTAGTGATGGCTCCTGAAGGTTCGCATCTGGACATGGGGAACCGGGTTGTCATGAATGCACCGAATACTCGGTGTGAGATCATTGCTCGGACCATTTCTACTGGTGGTACCATTATTAATCGTGGTCACATCGGTGCACACCATGTGCCGAGTAAGGGCCATCTTGAATGTCAGGGGCTTATCCTTGGTGGTGGGCGTATCTGGGCTATTCCCGAACTGGACGGTACTGTGGAGGGTGTTGAACTTTCTCATGAAGCGTCTGTGGGGAAAATTGCACAGGAAGAGATCGAATATCTCATGGCGCGAGGCATGGATGAAGATGAGGCAACCTCTACCATTGTCCGTGGTTTCCTGAATACCGATATCATGGGATTGCCAGCTCGGTTACAAAGGGAAATAGATAAGCAGATTGAGGAATTGCAAGCCTCTGATGCCATGTAG
- a CDS encoding TetR/AcrR family transcriptional regulator, whose amino-acid sequence MSIGKKEKILRAAQEIFARCGYAGTTMKMVAEQAGVASGLVFHYFESKENLFMVAGSELIDTMITELRVKTDDCKSGCDALGAFIGAYLDFTVENEKTFPTIIRCSPFSDDNPDLDRDKIGAKFRELIDMIEEFLRRGVEDGSLKELPVSQTAFMVYGSIVGAVRTRFLTPYKVLDLYEEARWFILRSVCTPGTL is encoded by the coding sequence GTGTCGATTGGGAAGAAAGAAAAGATTCTGAGAGCTGCCCAGGAAATATTCGCTCGATGCGGATATGCTGGTACGACCATGAAAATGGTCGCTGAACAGGCTGGAGTAGCGTCGGGATTGGTCTTTCACTATTTTGAATCCAAGGAAAACCTTTTCATGGTTGCCGGGAGTGAGTTGATCGACACAATGATCACCGAATTGCGGGTGAAAACAGATGACTGTAAGTCTGGTTGTGACGCTCTTGGAGCATTTATCGGGGCATATTTGGACTTTACCGTGGAGAATGAAAAGACGTTTCCAACCATTATTCGGTGTTCGCCTTTCAGTGATGATAATCCCGATTTAGATCGAGATAAAATTGGTGCCAAGTTCAGAGAACTTATTGATATGATTGAAGAGTTCTTGCGTCGTGGCGTAGAGGATGGCTCTCTCAAGGAGTTGCCTGTTTCTCAAACCGCTTTTATGGTTTACGGGAGTATCGTTGGTGCCGTTCGTACCCGTTTCCTGACGCCGTACAAAGTCTTAGATTTGTATGAAGAGGCCCGTTGGTTTATTTTGCGGAGTGTGTGTACTCCCGGGACTCTTTAA
- a CDS encoding metal-dependent hydrolase, with amino-acid sequence MPDYRGHLAGGLFFGVMGLIGAILLGWLVFDPLQASGLIGFCLLGALFPDVDTNSKGQNLYYAVFTVVDLVLIIRGLYVWAAWFGFFSMLPAVGSHRGWTHTWWAMLLVPVPILAVPFFMQMPDAVREFIPFYAAFVAGYFSHLLLDGKFK; translated from the coding sequence ATGCCTGATTACCGAGGACATCTTGCCGGTGGCCTTTTTTTTGGTGTCATGGGGTTGATTGGTGCAATATTGCTAGGATGGTTGGTTTTTGATCCGCTCCAGGCGAGCGGGTTGATAGGTTTTTGTTTGTTAGGTGCGCTATTTCCAGATGTCGACACCAATTCCAAAGGGCAGAACCTTTATTACGCAGTTTTCACCGTGGTTGATTTGGTGTTGATAATCAGAGGGTTGTATGTCTGGGCTGCATGGTTTGGATTTTTTTCCATGCTTCCTGCTGTTGGATCGCACCGCGGGTGGACACATACATGGTGGGCTATGCTTCTGGTGCCTGTGCCTATCTTGGCCGTTCCGTTTTTTATGCAGATGCCAGATGCCGTACGGGAGTTCATTCCGTTCTATGCGGCTTTTGTTGCGGGTTATTTTTCCCACTTGCTACTGGATGGAAAGTTCAAATAA
- a CDS encoding glycosyltransferase family 4 protein, which translates to MKVLLIDLGKIIRGGQRQVFYLARHLARTPGFEPLVAVPKKSPLKPLLEEAKIPYADLPSSSDYNPFNIFRLTRLIGSFKPDVVHTNDAKGASVAALVKKFNDTFKLVHSRRVSYKLKPGWSRSKYLAGDALVAVSREIQEVLISCEIPEEKTSTIHSGIDAEMYELEQRQHPVLTLGAVGALSTQKGFEVLIESLAYLKESPTMPDWQCMIAGEGPLLRELKQQAEKLDLARSILFLGYQDSRVVLPEIDVLIIPSVDGEGSNAVIKEGWATQTPVITSDLPSNLELVTHEHDGLVFRNRNAKELATNIVRVVTDQALADQLIKNGSESVTNYTDKTMAQKYVDLYQRLMDSDS; encoded by the coding sequence TTGAAAGTTTTGCTTATTGATTTAGGAAAAATCATACGTGGCGGACAGCGCCAGGTCTTTTACCTTGCCCGCCATCTCGCTCGCACCCCCGGATTTGAACCGTTGGTTGCAGTTCCCAAAAAGTCCCCTTTAAAGCCCTTGCTGGAAGAAGCAAAGATTCCCTATGCGGATCTCCCCTCCTCCAGCGACTATAACCCATTCAACATTTTCCGCCTGACACGCTTGATCGGTTCTTTTAAACCAGATGTTGTCCATACAAATGACGCCAAAGGAGCATCGGTCGCAGCTTTGGTAAAAAAATTCAACGACACCTTCAAATTGGTTCACAGTCGAAGGGTTTCCTACAAGCTCAAACCGGGATGGAGTCGCAGCAAATACCTTGCTGGAGACGCACTGGTTGCGGTCAGCCGTGAGATTCAAGAAGTATTGATCTCGTGTGAAATCCCAGAAGAAAAAACAAGCACAATCCATAGCGGTATTGATGCAGAAATGTATGAATTGGAGCAAAGACAACACCCAGTCTTAACGCTTGGAGCAGTAGGCGCACTCAGTACGCAGAAAGGATTCGAAGTTCTCATAGAATCTTTAGCCTATCTCAAAGAATCACCGACAATGCCTGACTGGCAATGTATGATTGCTGGCGAAGGCCCCTTACTTCGAGAGTTGAAACAACAGGCTGAAAAACTGGACTTGGCACGTTCAATCCTGTTTCTCGGATATCAGGATAGCCGCGTAGTACTCCCGGAAATCGACGTACTGATTATTCCGTCAGTGGATGGAGAAGGCTCCAATGCCGTTATCAAAGAAGGATGGGCTACCCAAACACCCGTTATCACGTCTGACCTTCCCTCCAACCTGGAGTTGGTCACACATGAACATGACGGCTTGGTCTTTCGTAATCGAAATGCCAAAGAGTTAGCGACCAATATTGTCAGAGTGGTCACGGATCAAGCATTAGCTGACCAATTGATCAAAAATGGTTCAGAGTCTGTCACCAATTATACAGACAAGACCATGGCGCAAAAATATGTAGATCTCTATCAACGATTGATGGATTCAGACTCTTAG
- the sucD gene encoding succinate--CoA ligase subunit alpha — MLLNEHKSKILFKKAGVPTPEGIAVHPGEEGNFNPNFPLPWFLKSQVLTGGRGKVGGILRIDTAADFPATARTLFALSIKGHSVPFIRVEPGADIAREFYISLTVSRERKCILLTVGREGGVEIENLGADNLLVQEIKLPGGLAPHQIRAAFFHLGLEKEQLKDFAALLTNLFTGMLDNGLLMAEINPLIITPENQFIALDGKVEIDDNHADIDPEMEAYYQREHATPEENEARDAGLSFVKLPGWVGLMVNGAGLAMATMDLLNFSKLPASNFLDLGGAADQKRMETALELLFGDDQVKAIFINLFGGILSCEKVALAMKGALNGKAPKKPIVTRMSGKDAKSGLKILKDLNVEGLHMAGDMKEAIDILTTLKPAAAQSINFPAPMDCPAGQTPKPVGYTSDEIFGIDKDTPILVQGITGREGQLHTRLMQEYGANVVAGVTPFKGGQEVLGVPVYNSIAEAKRAHEIGASIIFVPPKMAADAVYEAASNDIPWAVCITEGIVQHDMLSTFEQIKDSRTRVVGPNTPGIIVPGKTKIGILPSTPFIPGPVAVLSRSGTLTYEVADRLTSAGIGQSLCVGIGGDPFIGVNFVDMFEMIRNHDETKAVVVLGEIGGQAEENLAEYVMKTGFDKPVISFIAGQTAPPGKRLGHAGAILEKGGGIESKLETMSKAGFAICPSLEAVAEMTAKALK; from the coding sequence ATGCTGCTTAATGAACACAAGAGCAAGATTCTTTTCAAAAAAGCCGGAGTCCCCACTCCCGAGGGTATTGCCGTCCATCCAGGCGAAGAAGGTAATTTCAATCCAAACTTTCCCCTGCCGTGGTTCCTAAAATCACAAGTACTTACGGGAGGACGAGGTAAAGTTGGCGGCATTTTGCGTATTGACACCGCTGCCGATTTCCCGGCCACTGCACGCACTCTTTTCGCCCTGAGCATCAAGGGCCATTCCGTGCCATTCATCCGTGTCGAACCCGGCGCAGACATCGCTCGTGAATTCTATATTTCACTGACAGTTTCCCGTGAACGCAAATGCATTCTGCTCACTGTAGGGCGCGAAGGTGGTGTGGAAATCGAAAACCTCGGAGCAGACAATCTGCTCGTTCAAGAAATCAAACTTCCCGGGGGATTAGCTCCCCATCAGATCAGAGCCGCTTTCTTTCATCTGGGCCTTGAAAAAGAGCAACTCAAAGATTTCGCGGCATTGCTGACAAACTTATTCACAGGGATGCTCGACAACGGTCTGCTCATGGCCGAGATCAACCCCCTGATCATTACCCCTGAAAATCAGTTCATCGCATTGGACGGCAAGGTTGAAATCGACGACAACCATGCTGACATTGATCCTGAAATGGAAGCTTACTACCAACGTGAACACGCCACGCCGGAAGAAAACGAAGCCCGCGACGCAGGACTCTCTTTCGTCAAACTCCCCGGCTGGGTAGGCCTGATGGTCAACGGCGCAGGATTGGCCATGGCGACCATGGATTTACTGAATTTTTCCAAACTCCCAGCCAGCAATTTCCTGGACCTGGGCGGCGCAGCTGATCAAAAACGCATGGAGACAGCACTGGAACTGTTGTTTGGCGACGATCAAGTCAAAGCAATTTTCATCAATCTTTTCGGTGGAATACTCTCCTGCGAAAAAGTTGCCCTCGCCATGAAGGGCGCCCTCAATGGAAAGGCTCCGAAAAAGCCCATCGTGACTCGAATGTCCGGCAAAGACGCCAAGTCTGGTCTGAAAATTCTCAAAGACCTCAATGTGGAAGGCCTGCATATGGCCGGAGACATGAAAGAGGCCATCGATATTCTGACCACACTCAAGCCTGCGGCGGCACAATCTATTAATTTTCCAGCCCCTATGGATTGTCCCGCGGGTCAAACTCCGAAACCGGTCGGTTACACCAGCGACGAAATATTCGGTATCGACAAAGACACTCCAATTTTAGTTCAAGGCATCACAGGGCGTGAAGGCCAACTCCATACACGCCTGATGCAGGAATATGGGGCAAATGTGGTAGCCGGTGTCACCCCGTTTAAGGGAGGACAGGAAGTACTCGGCGTGCCGGTGTACAACTCCATTGCTGAAGCAAAACGTGCTCATGAAATAGGCGCAAGCATCATCTTTGTCCCACCGAAAATGGCCGCAGACGCCGTTTACGAAGCAGCATCCAATGATATTCCGTGGGCCGTCTGCATAACTGAAGGCATTGTCCAACACGACATGCTTTCCACATTTGAACAAATCAAAGATTCACGAACTCGAGTCGTCGGACCAAACACACCGGGCATAATCGTTCCCGGCAAAACCAAAATCGGTATCCTGCCCTCGACACCCTTTATTCCGGGTCCTGTCGCTGTGCTCTCCCGCAGTGGCACTTTGACCTATGAAGTCGCAGATCGTCTGACCTCGGCTGGTATTGGTCAATCCCTCTGTGTCGGCATTGGCGGTGATCCGTTCATTGGCGTCAATTTCGTAGATATGTTTGAAATGATCCGTAATCATGATGAAACAAAAGCAGTAGTCGTTCTCGGCGAAATCGGTGGTCAGGCCGAAGAGAACCTGGCCGAATACGTCATGAAAACCGGATTTGACAAACCCGTCATTTCGTTCATCGCGGGCCAAACAGCCCCTCCCGGCAAACGACTGGGTCACGCCGGCGCCATTCTAGAAAAAGGCGGTGGCATCGAGAGCAAACTCGAAACCATGAGTAAAGCTGGATTCGCTATCTGCCCAAGCCTTGAAGCCGTTGCAGAAATGACTGCCAAGGCACTGAAGTAA